The following coding sequences lie in one Conexivisphaerales archaeon genomic window:
- the acs gene encoding acetate--CoA ligase, whose protein sequence is MSVNWALPFDEKILPEDKRNSVSIEKYHEIHRKSINSYRDFWAGVAKDLEWFKPWDRVLNDYNPPFYKWFEGGELNACYLCVDRHARTWRKNKVAILWEGEPMEKGTPKEVRKITYGELYRAVNRVAYMLKHVYGLKKGDMIGIYLPMIPELPVVMLAASRIGVTFSVVFSGFSSDALAERMNDAEAKLIITADGGWRNGKVVPLKEIVDEALTKTATVKNVLVVRRLGINVNTVKGRDEYFDDVLDKVPVSATVEPERVKSEDTLYVLYTSGTTGKPKGQVHDVGGYLTLLHATMKWVFDIKDEDVYWCTADIGWVTGHSYIVYGPLMEGATTLMFEGSLTYPEPDRWVSIIERHGVSVLYTSPTAIRGWMKFGAEWVNRHDTSSVRLMHSVGEPINPEAFRWFFRYVGRGKIPFGSTWWMTETGGILISHLPGLHLVPMKPGTNGPPILGIEADVLDENGSPQKPEERGFLVIKNPWPGMPLTIHKDPERFKQVYFSRFSPYFYTGDYAVKDRDGYFWILGRADEVIKVAGHRLGTYELESALIQHNAVAEAAVVGVPDEVKGEVPVAFVILRQGNLPSENLAKELNLWVREKVGPIASLKNIFFVSRLPKTRSAKIMRRVVQAVAVGKPIGDVTTLEDQASVDEVKKAYSDLKSEILK, encoded by the coding sequence ATGTCAGTCAACTGGGCACTACCTTTTGACGAAAAGATCCTTCCAGAAGACAAAAGAAATTCTGTGAGCATAGAAAAATACCATGAAATACACAGAAAGAGCATAAACAGCTACAGAGATTTTTGGGCAGGTGTTGCCAAGGATCTGGAATGGTTCAAACCATGGGATAGAGTGCTGAATGACTATAACCCTCCTTTCTACAAATGGTTTGAAGGAGGAGAGCTGAATGCATGCTATCTGTGTGTAGACAGACATGCCAGGACATGGAGGAAGAACAAGGTAGCTATACTATGGGAAGGAGAGCCGATGGAGAAAGGTACGCCAAAAGAGGTACGCAAGATAACCTACGGGGAGCTGTACAGAGCTGTCAACAGAGTAGCATACATGCTGAAGCATGTTTATGGATTGAAGAAAGGAGACATGATAGGTATCTACCTGCCAATGATTCCTGAACTACCTGTAGTTATGCTTGCAGCTTCAAGGATTGGGGTGACTTTCAGCGTTGTCTTCTCAGGTTTCAGTTCCGATGCTTTAGCAGAAAGAATGAACGATGCAGAAGCGAAGCTGATCATAACTGCAGATGGTGGATGGAGAAACGGCAAGGTTGTGCCTCTCAAGGAAATAGTAGATGAAGCTCTGACGAAGACGGCTACGGTGAAAAACGTTCTTGTTGTCAGGAGGCTGGGCATCAATGTAAACACGGTTAAGGGGAGGGATGAATACTTTGATGATGTACTTGACAAAGTGCCGGTTAGTGCTACGGTGGAACCGGAAAGAGTCAAGTCAGAGGATACTCTTTATGTTCTTTATACCTCCGGTACAACAGGGAAGCCAAAAGGACAGGTTCATGATGTTGGAGGTTATCTGACTCTTCTTCATGCCACGATGAAATGGGTGTTCGATATAAAGGATGAAGATGTCTACTGGTGCACAGCTGATATAGGCTGGGTCACCGGGCATTCCTACATAGTCTACGGGCCTCTTATGGAGGGAGCAACAACGCTGATGTTTGAGGGTTCACTGACCTATCCTGAGCCTGATAGATGGGTTTCTATCATAGAGAGGCATGGTGTGAGTGTTCTGTACACATCCCCTACTGCCATAAGGGGCTGGATGAAATTTGGTGCAGAATGGGTAAACAGACATGATACTTCTTCCGTCAGGCTTATGCATTCTGTGGGGGAGCCTATCAACCCGGAGGCCTTCAGATGGTTCTTCAGATACGTTGGCAGAGGAAAGATACCTTTTGGCAGCACTTGGTGGATGACTGAAACAGGTGGAATACTCATCAGCCATCTTCCAGGCCTGCACTTGGTGCCGATGAAACCGGGAACAAATGGCCCTCCAATCTTGGGGATAGAAGCTGATGTTCTTGATGAAAACGGCTCCCCTCAGAAGCCTGAAGAAAGAGGTTTCTTGGTGATTAAGAATCCTTGGCCTGGTATGCCTTTAACAATACACAAGGATCCTGAAAGGTTCAAGCAGGTCTACTTCAGCAGGTTCAGCCCATACTTCTACACAGGTGATTATGCAGTCAAGGACAGAGATGGTTACTTCTGGATACTTGGAAGGGCTGATGAGGTGATAAAGGTAGCCGGGCATAGGCTCGGAACATACGAACTTGAATCCGCATTGATCCAGCATAATGCTGTAGCCGAAGCGGCTGTTGTAGGTGTGCCAGATGAAGTGAAGGGAGAAGTGCCAGTTGCATTCGTAATCCTTAGACAGGGCAATCTTCCCAGCGAAAACCTGGCAAAAGAACTGAACCTCTGGGTAAGGGAGAAGGTTGGCCCCATAGCCTCGCTGAAGAACATCTTCTTCGTTTCAAGGTTGCCAAAGACCAGAAGTGCAAAGATAATGAGAAGAGTAGTACAAGCTGTTGCTGTCGGCAAGCCGATTGGTGACGTAACAACTTTAGAAGACCAGGCTTCGGTCGACGAGGTCAAGAAGGCTTATTCGGATTTGAAGAGCGAGATCCTGAAGTAG
- a CDS encoding helix-turn-helix domain-containing protein → MTWDKTSNGPEAANTQYSIDDSLIQKLVTDLTLYGLTANQAKLYLHLLRNKPAGAREISRALNVHRVDVYRRLRELEELGIIEVHLDFPKKFTAIDPKTAIESLIQRNKSKVNELEQAKTDLQRRLNEVGKLVRLQSPNDVYSSQESFYKFTKGTTQYFAEIARLFKSARHEILKISSANGLRRATAMGLYKYYLRAYERGVKIRLITDVVPENRHYAQMFAKVTELRHISDVHFRFTIADRSVVLLSAKYDDKKIIPSSGYDNYFLFRDTTFASALCFIFERLWEGADTFERRMEQLDKFRRNSRQPELSTR, encoded by the coding sequence TTGACATGGGACAAGACATCGAACGGACCTGAAGCCGCCAACACTCAGTACTCTATTGATGATTCCCTTATCCAGAAGCTGGTAACTGACTTGACTCTTTATGGCCTTACTGCGAACCAGGCGAAATTATATCTTCATCTGCTCAGGAACAAGCCGGCAGGAGCGAGAGAAATCTCAAGAGCATTGAACGTACACAGGGTCGACGTTTACAGAAGACTTCGCGAGTTGGAAGAGCTCGGTATCATCGAAGTGCATCTGGACTTTCCCAAAAAATTCACTGCAATAGACCCCAAGACTGCCATCGAATCATTAATCCAGAGGAACAAATCAAAGGTGAACGAGTTGGAACAAGCAAAGACTGACCTCCAAAGAAGGTTGAACGAAGTTGGAAAACTTGTACGGCTGCAATCTCCTAACGATGTATACTCGAGCCAGGAGAGCTTCTATAAATTTACGAAGGGAACCACACAATATTTCGCTGAAATTGCCCGCCTGTTCAAGAGTGCGAGGCACGAAATTCTGAAGATATCCTCCGCGAACGGACTTAGGAGAGCTACAGCCATGGGCCTCTACAAGTATTATCTCAGGGCATATGAAAGAGGTGTGAAAATAAGGCTGATAACAGATGTGGTACCTGAGAACAGACATTATGCGCAAATGTTCGCGAAGGTAACAGAACTTCGTCACATAAGCGACGTCCACTTTAGATTCACCATAGCAGACCGTTCCGTCGTTCTCCTGAGCGCCAAGTACGATGACAAAAAAATCATCCCTTCGTCAGGCTACGACAATTATTTTCTCTTCCGCGATACTACTTTTGCCTCAGCCCTTTGCTTTATATTCGAACGCCTCTGGGAAGGAGCAGACACATTCGAACGACGCATGGAACAGCTCGACAAGTTTAGAAGAAATTCCAGACAACCAGAGTTATCCACCAGATAA
- a CDS encoding M20 family metallopeptidase translates to MNEANSSRLISEILTEIDHSQLLDLARNLVKIPSENPPGEEKGVANFISSWFEKKGNYSITFLEAARNRPNVIVTTEELPGKKILFNGHMDVVPAGDSWSVDPFEAAVIGDRMYGRGAADMKGALAAMMVAMDTVNKVAGDFLQGTIILTAVVDEEKGGSLGSNQIVRKGIAADFAVVGEPTELRVASAHKGNLTFEVTTFGKSAHASMPKNGINAVLKMCAVISKLKKYSDELERSKPHPLLGLPTFNVGTIGGGVKSNVVPPSCRITAERRLIIPEDIERVKDEIEGILKNLANEDPELKYELKFLEEVGPSEMRDGKALLDIAFRSLSKLGRDVSSQVGFGATCDAYYFNSIAKIPTVIIGPGSISDIHRPDESIKIEEIYTAAKFYALTALELLTNQT, encoded by the coding sequence TTGAACGAAGCAAATTCGAGCAGGCTGATCTCGGAAATCCTCACAGAAATTGACCATTCACAACTTCTCGATTTAGCGAGGAACCTGGTAAAAATACCCAGCGAAAACCCTCCAGGCGAAGAAAAAGGAGTGGCTAATTTTATTTCTTCTTGGTTCGAAAAGAAGGGAAACTACAGTATTACCTTCCTGGAAGCAGCAAGAAACCGCCCGAACGTCATTGTAACTACTGAGGAATTGCCCGGAAAGAAAATTCTGTTCAATGGCCACATGGATGTCGTCCCTGCAGGTGACAGCTGGTCCGTTGATCCCTTCGAAGCAGCTGTAATCGGCGACAGGATGTATGGCAGGGGTGCCGCAGACATGAAGGGAGCACTTGCAGCTATGATGGTAGCTATGGATACTGTGAACAAGGTAGCAGGCGATTTCCTACAAGGCACGATAATTCTTACAGCTGTGGTTGACGAAGAAAAAGGAGGAAGTCTTGGCAGCAATCAGATTGTCAGAAAAGGAATAGCTGCTGATTTCGCAGTGGTCGGAGAACCGACTGAGTTAAGGGTCGCTTCAGCTCACAAAGGAAATCTGACGTTTGAAGTCACAACTTTCGGCAAATCGGCTCATGCAAGTATGCCCAAGAACGGTATAAACGCGGTTTTGAAAATGTGTGCTGTAATTTCCAAGCTCAAAAAATATTCCGATGAGTTGGAAAGGAGCAAGCCGCATCCACTTCTTGGTCTTCCAACATTTAACGTTGGAACGATAGGCGGAGGTGTAAAATCGAACGTTGTCCCTCCTTCTTGCAGGATCACAGCAGAACGAAGGCTGATCATACCTGAAGATATAGAGAGGGTCAAGGATGAAATAGAAGGTATACTGAAGAATCTAGCTAACGAAGATCCTGAGCTCAAGTACGAATTGAAGTTTCTGGAAGAAGTCGGACCGTCGGAAATGAGAGATGGTAAAGCTTTGCTGGATATTGCTTTCAGGTCTCTGTCCAAATTAGGAAGAGATGTCAGTTCACAGGTTGGTTTCGGAGCAACCTGTGATGCATACTATTTCAATTCTATCGCAAAAATCCCCACCGTTATCATCGGGCCTGGCAGCATCAGCGACATTCACAGACCGGACGAATCGATAAAGATAGAAGAAATCTACACAGCAGCGAAGTTCTACGCTCTTACCGCTCTTGAGCTTCTCACTAATCAGACTTGA
- a CDS encoding iron-containing alcohol dehydrogenase encodes MCQFEQQSERQKAVDSLVMKYIQAFVFGIGIELLSRSFTMLKFNCWKIPNGPTVSTLRNTGLNYYSQNFEFSAPVRITYGSGCIDRLPSYLRSVGSKRVLIICGKNFRKTPNFDRISRLLNDLLVASFDSVVPHPTLEICESAGKLAREVDADTILSVGGGSSIDTGKAATLLKDGNTDLRDYLVTYDPKEGRKVKQFTGSRYLHVAIPTTFSSAEANGSAAVVESATRRKLILWSDASLPSAVFLDPTLLSTLPTELMAASGMNTFAHGIETIYSSELQPISEALAFGSLELIKEFLPRCVESRDDYEAIGMMQIASVMAGFAYANAVVSLHHAICHVLGAMFNIHHGIANSIMLPYVMRDMVDYVPDSIARIGRRLNIVKKEVDNTTAGLETVRWVEQFRSRIGTPKRLRDVGVPRSKLPVAAEETMKDWVAFQGLRKVESSEEVLRILEAAW; translated from the coding sequence TTGTGCCAATTTGAACAGCAGAGTGAAAGGCAGAAGGCTGTTGACAGCCTTGTGATGAAATATATACAGGCCTTCGTCTTTGGAATCGGAATTGAGCTCTTGAGCCGTTCCTTTACCATGCTAAAGTTTAATTGCTGGAAAATTCCGAACGGACCCACAGTGTCTACTTTGAGAAACACAGGTCTCAATTATTATTCGCAAAACTTTGAATTCTCAGCACCCGTTAGAATCACATACGGTAGTGGTTGCATCGACAGACTACCTTCCTACCTAAGGAGCGTAGGAAGCAAGAGGGTTCTCATTATTTGTGGAAAGAATTTCAGAAAGACACCGAATTTCGATAGAATTTCCCGTCTCCTCAATGACCTACTAGTGGCATCGTTTGATTCTGTCGTACCACATCCAACTTTAGAAATCTGCGAAAGTGCCGGAAAGCTAGCCAGAGAGGTCGATGCAGATACCATATTGAGTGTGGGAGGAGGAAGTTCGATAGACACAGGAAAGGCAGCAACACTACTGAAGGATGGTAACACAGACCTAAGAGATTATCTGGTTACATACGATCCCAAGGAGGGCAGAAAGGTTAAGCAGTTTACTGGTTCACGCTACTTGCATGTAGCCATTCCGACTACGTTCTCATCAGCAGAGGCTAACGGTAGCGCTGCAGTCGTTGAATCAGCCACCAGAAGGAAGCTGATTCTTTGGAGCGATGCATCCCTTCCCTCGGCAGTCTTCCTGGACCCGACGCTATTATCCACTCTCCCAACGGAGCTGATGGCTGCATCTGGCATGAATACCTTTGCACACGGGATTGAAACCATTTACTCATCTGAGCTACAGCCAATTTCTGAAGCTCTGGCATTTGGGTCCCTTGAGCTGATCAAGGAATTCCTGCCCAGATGTGTTGAAAGCAGGGATGATTATGAAGCAATCGGAATGATGCAGATCGCTTCTGTTATGGCGGGTTTCGCATACGCAAACGCTGTTGTATCATTGCATCATGCGATCTGCCACGTCCTTGGAGCCATGTTCAACATTCATCACGGCATAGCTAATTCAATCATGCTACCCTATGTAATGAGAGACATGGTGGATTATGTGCCTGACTCCATAGCCAGAATAGGGCGAAGACTAAACATCGTTAAAAAGGAAGTTGACAATACAACTGCAGGACTGGAAACAGTGAGGTGGGTTGAGCAGTTCAGGTCAAGGATTGGCACTCCAAAGAGGCTAAGGGACGTAGGTGTGCCCAGAAGCAAGCTTCCAGTCGCGGCTGAGGAGACTATGAAAGACTGGGTAGCTTTTCAGGGGCTGAGGAAGGTAGAAAGCTCTGAAGAAGTGTTAAGAATCTTGGAAGCTGCATGGTGA
- a CDS encoding MFS transporter: MDNTKDGSPSGTAAQYSKAYVAFVVILAWAGWSLAAMDFNIMSSTLPLTAKDLNFPVSEVTELLTIIFVGMFIVLILFGPLFDKYGRRRAFQLTLILAAITTGLTALATNFAEFAILRAMADAFAYAESAAGLVLVNEVIGSRARGFIYSFVQAGWPTGVALASFLSVAVVPSLGWRGVYALGVIPLVIVIVARLWVKETARFEHLNAIKKAARSNDVGAVQELESVYPVNVEAAQKFTYRQLFSRDLVRKSVFIFLGDFFWSWGQGPFQIYFTYLLVNYKGVPFETAATILGLSGLVAVAFYILFGYIGDIIGRREACALTIVISSVLYFVYMTTSNISIIEIVYPLAFGIALGWNPPYYVFSAESFPTRARGTAAAWVNAAGPVGLAIGVLQFGVYLTIGYPLFWGLVFSALIPTLLSLTILGAPRVRPKMELEQIAV, encoded by the coding sequence TTGGATAATACAAAAGACGGTTCTCCGTCAGGTACAGCAGCGCAATACTCAAAGGCCTATGTTGCCTTTGTGGTTATACTTGCTTGGGCAGGGTGGAGCCTTGCTGCCATGGATTTCAACATCATGTCTTCAACTTTGCCGCTGACAGCCAAGGACCTCAACTTTCCTGTAAGCGAAGTAACCGAATTACTCACTATCATATTTGTCGGAATGTTCATAGTGTTAATTTTGTTTGGCCCGTTATTTGACAAATACGGCAGAAGACGTGCTTTTCAATTAACCCTGATATTAGCAGCTATTACAACCGGTCTAACTGCACTTGCGACTAATTTCGCAGAGTTCGCCATTCTAAGAGCCATGGCAGATGCATTTGCATATGCAGAATCAGCTGCAGGGCTTGTTCTCGTAAATGAGGTGATAGGTTCACGGGCAAGGGGTTTCATATATTCGTTCGTCCAGGCCGGCTGGCCGACAGGAGTTGCCCTTGCCTCTTTTCTTTCGGTTGCAGTTGTACCTTCATTGGGTTGGAGGGGTGTCTATGCTCTGGGTGTGATCCCGCTAGTGATTGTTATCGTAGCTAGGTTATGGGTAAAAGAAACTGCAAGGTTTGAACACCTGAACGCCATAAAAAAGGCGGCTCGAAGCAATGATGTTGGGGCTGTGCAAGAGTTAGAATCCGTGTACCCTGTAAACGTCGAAGCCGCTCAGAAGTTCACATACAGGCAGTTGTTCAGCAGGGACCTTGTGCGGAAATCCGTTTTCATTTTCTTGGGCGATTTCTTTTGGTCCTGGGGGCAGGGACCTTTCCAGATCTATTTCACTTATCTTCTTGTCAATTACAAGGGGGTTCCGTTTGAAACTGCGGCTACAATACTTGGTCTTAGTGGCCTTGTTGCAGTCGCCTTTTACATTCTATTCGGATACATCGGGGATATCATCGGCAGGCGTGAAGCATGTGCCTTGACGATCGTTATATCCTCTGTATTGTATTTTGTCTACATGACAACATCAAACATCTCTATCATAGAAATAGTCTACCCACTTGCATTCGGAATTGCTCTAGGCTGGAACCCACCATACTACGTTTTCAGTGCAGAGTCATTCCCAACAAGGGCAAGGGGGACAGCTGCTGCATGGGTCAATGCAGCAGGTCCAGTTGGACTAGCAATCGGCGTTTTGCAGTTCGGGGTCTACCTTACGATAGGTTATCCGCTCTTCTGGGGGCTGGTATTCTCTGCACTGATACCGACGCTCCTGTCTTTGACAATACTAGGGGCACCACGAGTAAGACCGAAGATGGAGTTGGAGCAGATAGCCGTATAG
- a CDS encoding alpha/beta hydrolase, protein MAEVEPITGRYIHLRIDNSDYRVYFEESGQGIPVICGHTAGSDSRQWRHVLCDEYLQKNFRLIAFDLPGHGKSFPKDGWWMEEYRLRRDFYVKVILALAKGLKLTRPVFMGCSMGGNICPHLAILYPGFFRALIAVEASDYSGQVEGAKKGEDYSYDWFYHPHVHGGDASATSIYSLMAPQSPEKFKRETWWCYSQSAPGIFRGDLLFWGEEHDVRESASSIDTAKTLFYVFNGEYDWSTPPEHGKRLVSRIKGAKHVVMKNVGHFPMSENPEEFKKYLHPVMDEILAKSKQ, encoded by the coding sequence ATGGCCGAAGTTGAACCGATAACAGGGCGCTATATTCATCTGAGAATAGATAATTCAGATTACAGAGTATACTTTGAGGAGTCTGGCCAGGGAATTCCTGTAATCTGCGGCCATACCGCTGGGTCTGATAGCCGCCAATGGAGGCATGTGCTTTGTGACGAATATCTGCAGAAGAACTTCAGATTGATAGCCTTCGACCTTCCCGGACACGGGAAGAGCTTCCCGAAAGATGGTTGGTGGATGGAGGAGTACAGACTCAGACGTGATTTCTACGTAAAAGTGATACTGGCCCTGGCAAAGGGGCTGAAATTGACCCGACCTGTTTTCATGGGTTGTTCTATGGGCGGAAACATCTGTCCTCACCTAGCCATACTCTATCCAGGTTTCTTCAGAGCCCTTATCGCTGTGGAGGCAAGTGATTACTCGGGGCAGGTCGAAGGGGCGAAGAAGGGTGAAGACTATTCTTACGACTGGTTCTACCACCCTCATGTACACGGAGGTGATGCATCAGCCACTTCGATCTACAGCTTAATGGCACCTCAGAGCCCAGAGAAGTTCAAGAGGGAAACATGGTGGTGTTACAGTCAGTCTGCGCCTGGAATCTTCCGAGGGGACCTGCTTTTCTGGGGTGAGGAGCACGATGTCAGAGAATCAGCTTCGTCAATAGACACTGCGAAGACTTTGTTTTATGTCTTCAACGGTGAGTACGATTGGTCAACTCCTCCCGAGCATGGAAAACGGCTCGTCTCCAGGATCAAGGGTGCGAAGCATGTAGTAATGAAAAATGTCGGACATTTTCCCATGTCTGAGAATCCAGAAGAATTCAAGAAATATCTTCATCCAGTGATGGATGAGATACTTGCAAAGAGTAAGCAATAG
- a CDS encoding ParB/RepB/Spo0J family partition protein, translating to MYQTGVQSQEFIQLRLSQIERASFLEIRSEYEDDQEFVELLRSIMEQGLLEPLIVRKSNSQVKEDTTEQKYELICGYRRYLACRRLGIDPVPCVVMNLNDRQALEASLVENTQRKSLNPIEEAEAFKSYVFNFGRGSISRLAERIGKSEEYVSHRLLLLGLPKPIQDRITKRMLDPSHAMELVWLKDVKKQLELYELISKHNLSLRELRSVVRKVKDGISPKEAVKDVVKIKQVVRIKDINTNADAQSNDSWPYYTISSHELRKDKKLQLLDKAIILIRGSLTGLDFLIHESEMMPDIKKILMENRQLVHGILDGLITQKIRYKRNRTESPIPA from the coding sequence GTGTATCAGACTGGTGTTCAAAGCCAGGAATTTATCCAACTGCGTCTCTCACAGATAGAACGCGCATCCTTTCTCGAGATCAGGTCTGAATATGAGGACGATCAGGAATTTGTTGAACTTCTCAGATCTATCATGGAGCAAGGACTTCTAGAACCTCTAATTGTAAGGAAGAGTAATTCACAAGTTAAGGAGGATACTACGGAACAAAAATATGAGCTAATTTGTGGTTACAGACGGTACCTAGCTTGCAGGAGACTCGGGATAGACCCCGTGCCATGTGTAGTCATGAATCTCAACGATAGGCAGGCCTTGGAGGCATCGCTTGTGGAAAACACTCAAAGAAAAAGCCTCAACCCAATCGAAGAGGCGGAGGCATTCAAGTCCTATGTGTTCAACTTCGGGCGTGGAAGTATAAGCAGACTGGCTGAAAGGATAGGAAAGAGCGAAGAGTATGTATCACACAGATTACTTCTGCTTGGACTGCCCAAGCCGATTCAAGACAGAATCACCAAAAGAATGCTAGACCCTAGTCATGCAATGGAATTAGTCTGGCTCAAAGACGTAAAGAAGCAACTAGAATTGTATGAGCTTATCTCAAAACATAACCTTTCGCTGAGGGAGCTACGAAGCGTTGTCAGGAAAGTTAAAGATGGAATTTCTCCCAAGGAAGCAGTGAAAGATGTTGTAAAAATTAAGCAAGTGGTAAGAATCAAAGACATCAATACCAATGCTGATGCACAATCTAATGACAGTTGGCCCTACTACACAATCAGTTCTCATGAATTAAGAAAGGATAAAAAACTGCAGCTACTTGACAAGGCGATCATTCTGATAAGAGGTTCGCTGACAGGTCTAGATTTCTTGATCCATGAATCCGAAATGATGCCAGATATTAAAAAGATACTCATGGAAAACAGGCAGCTTGTCCACGGGATTCTGGATGGTTTAATAACACAAAAGATCAGATACAAACGTAACAGGACAGAATCCCCGATACCGGCGTGA
- a CDS encoding zinc ribbon domain-containing protein encodes MNQLESLKCSQCGAPLPPFQSEMVTCPYCGVTQQRIDAEKYVQQLTAEVYSWIKSMIPAGTQTITQADPIARSQIFESLVRPSLEQRSLIIDTQFTKVGANCLIVPPFVTTSPQIAEIARMNSKQYLEDASKYEGLSPLAQSTEQISLISLVASKCEAMGFLTNVASIHTNNQLRSYEQVSKNFDRVAEILSEHQSYAGVALRSKSLASMARAIMLLQKGQVNDAIDELNTARSYQNEAASALASSPSMLSWYAGLKSEMVMLDSLNSLAQGLSAAISFGLNYGEALGKLEIYTKTYQSVTLQVNQANNGLKPDTYQFVAHAFRDIYSAKAGLSSAPRILGNGPYWAYCWLVELNYTFETGMLFMKKGVPTTERFLLPAQFPLYYKQFQSSPHDFVLDIFSVKAPSKFWDRVSGKETALTTGLGYQYLSQLRTERVPPSAQIIPPYCTKVDADRAANYYLDSVRNMLRGKLKLSIPTISQPVLAGGSIVNGRLIIQGIPDYICPYIGDESAIKQISF; translated from the coding sequence ATGAACCAGCTTGAGTCGCTGAAATGTTCACAGTGCGGTGCACCTTTACCCCCTTTTCAGTCGGAGATGGTAACCTGTCCCTATTGCGGAGTGACACAGCAGAGAATAGATGCAGAAAAATATGTTCAGCAGCTGACTGCTGAAGTCTACAGCTGGATAAAATCGATGATCCCAGCAGGTACTCAAACTATAACTCAGGCAGACCCGATTGCTAGGTCACAGATATTTGAAAGTCTTGTGAGGCCTAGCCTTGAACAGAGGAGCCTTATTATAGATACTCAGTTCACAAAGGTAGGGGCAAACTGCCTTATTGTCCCACCGTTTGTGACCACAAGCCCTCAGATTGCTGAAATAGCAAGGATGAATTCAAAACAGTATCTTGAGGACGCATCGAAGTATGAAGGGCTGAGCCCTCTAGCTCAGTCAACCGAGCAGATCTCTCTCATATCGCTCGTTGCTTCCAAGTGTGAGGCGATGGGATTTCTGACCAACGTGGCAAGCATACATACGAACAATCAGCTGAGGAGCTATGAACAGGTTTCGAAGAACTTCGATAGAGTTGCTGAAATTCTTTCTGAACACCAGAGTTACGCAGGAGTTGCTCTAAGGTCCAAATCATTGGCAAGCATGGCCAGAGCAATAATGCTTTTGCAGAAGGGCCAAGTAAACGATGCAATAGACGAGCTTAACACTGCCAGAAGCTATCAGAACGAAGCAGCTAGTGCTCTGGCTTCATCTCCGTCAATGCTCAGCTGGTATGCTGGACTCAAATCAGAAATGGTCATGCTCGATTCGTTAAACTCTCTGGCTCAAGGCCTCTCCGCAGCAATATCTTTTGGTCTTAACTACGGGGAAGCTCTTGGTAAGCTGGAGATCTACACAAAGACATACCAGTCTGTTACTTTGCAAGTAAACCAAGCCAACAACGGGCTGAAGCCAGATACCTATCAGTTTGTCGCTCATGCATTCAGGGATATCTACAGTGCTAAAGCAGGTCTTTCCTCTGCTCCAAGGATACTGGGTAATGGTCCTTACTGGGCATACTGCTGGCTTGTCGAGCTGAACTACACCTTTGAAACAGGGATGCTCTTCATGAAAAAAGGTGTTCCCACGACTGAAAGATTCCTCTTGCCAGCACAGTTTCCTCTCTATTACAAGCAGTTTCAATCTTCACCCCATGACTTTGTTCTTGATATATTTTCAGTTAAAGCTCCAAGCAAATTCTGGGACAGGGTTTCAGGAAAAGAAACAGCCTTGACAACAGGCCTTGGATACCAATACCTGTCTCAGCTCAGAACCGAAAGGGTTCCTCCCTCTGCACAGATAATTCCACCCTATTGCACGAAGGTTGATGCAGACAGGGCAGCAAACTATTATCTGGATTCTGTGAGGAATATGCTTAGAGGTAAACTGAAGCTGAGCATCCCAACAATATCCCAGCCTGTGCTTGCAGGTGGCTCTATTGTAAACGGCAGGCTGATAATTCAGGGCATTCCCGATTATATCTGTCCCTACATTGGAGATGAGTCAGCGATAAAGCAGATAAGCTTCTAA